A stretch of Amycolatopsis balhimycina FH 1894 DNA encodes these proteins:
- a CDS encoding glycosyltransferase family 4 protein has product MLIDATAVPADRGGVGRYVDSLVAALDADGARITVVCQPRDLGLYDRLAPHSRVVPASPTTTTRTARLTWEQATLPRLARRLGADVVHSPHYTMPLATSAASVVTLHDATFFTDAVLHSSVKARFFRAWTATALRRATVCVVPSAATAAELTRVAPVRHASLEVIHHGVDSERFHPPSPAEVEAAREAVGLGRTPYVAFLGALEPRKNVPALIRGFARAVAGQRDAPALVLAGQPGWDTQVERALDAVPHRLRVIRAGYLPFGTLAGFLGGASLVAYPSLGEGFGLPVLEAMACGACVLTTRRLSLPEVGGDAVAYCGVGAGDVAAAISELLADPSRRAELATAAQQRAKDFSWATTAERHREAYAKAWSRHLRTR; this is encoded by the coding sequence GTGCTGATCGACGCGACCGCGGTTCCCGCGGACCGCGGCGGCGTCGGCCGGTACGTGGATTCGCTCGTCGCCGCCCTCGACGCGGACGGGGCCCGGATCACCGTCGTCTGCCAGCCACGGGACCTGGGCCTCTACGACCGGCTGGCGCCGCACTCCCGCGTCGTGCCCGCGTCGCCGACGACGACCACCCGCACCGCCCGGCTGACCTGGGAACAGGCGACGCTGCCACGGCTGGCGCGCCGGCTCGGCGCGGACGTCGTCCACTCGCCGCACTACACGATGCCCCTGGCGACGTCGGCGGCCTCGGTGGTCACACTGCACGACGCGACGTTCTTCACCGACGCCGTCCTGCATTCGTCGGTGAAGGCCCGCTTCTTCCGCGCGTGGACGGCGACGGCCCTCCGGCGAGCGACAGTGTGCGTGGTCCCTTCGGCGGCGACGGCCGCGGAGCTGACCCGGGTCGCCCCGGTGCGGCACGCTTCGCTGGAAGTCATTCACCACGGCGTCGACAGCGAGCGTTTCCACCCACCGTCCCCAGCCGAGGTCGAGGCGGCCCGCGAGGCCGTCGGCCTGGGGAGGACACCGTACGTGGCTTTCCTGGGCGCGCTGGAGCCCCGCAAGAACGTGCCGGCGCTGATCCGGGGGTTCGCCCGCGCGGTGGCGGGGCAGCGTGACGCGCCGGCGTTGGTGCTGGCCGGCCAGCCGGGCTGGGACACGCAGGTCGAGCGGGCCCTGGACGCGGTTCCGCACCGGCTGCGCGTGATCCGGGCGGGGTACCTGCCGTTCGGGACGCTGGCGGGGTTCCTCGGCGGCGCTTCGCTCGTGGCCTACCCGTCGTTGGGCGAGGGTTTCGGACTGCCGGTCCTGGAGGCGATGGCGTGCGGCGCGTGCGTGCTGACGACGCGCAGGCTGTCGCTGCCGGAGGTGGGCGGCGACGCGGTGGCGTACTGCGGAGTGGGCGCGGGCGACGTGGCGGCGGCGATTTCGGAGCTGCTGGCGGACCCATCGCGGCGGGCCGAGCTGGCAACGGCGGCCCAGCAGCGCGCGAAGGACTTCTCCTGGGCGACGACCGCGGAGCGGCACCGGGAGGCGTACGCCAAGGCCTGGTCCCGCCACCTCCGCACCCGCTGA
- a CDS encoding glycosyltransferase family 2 protein: MTEHPRYGDQIGVVTVTYFSGDTLERFLDTLEKATDRDVRVVVADTVSTDGAPEKAAKRENVHLLSIGENVGYGTGCNRGVAELDDSCGWVVIANPDLEWEPGSIDALLDAAKRWPRGGAFGPLIHELDGAVYPSARLLPSFGRGIGHAAFGKVWPGNPWTRQYRQESGTPVERVAEWLSGSCLLLRREAFDSVGGFDSRYFMYFEDVDLGDRLGRAGWQNVYVPSAGVMHLGGHSTSQASKKMLAAHHASAYRYLADRHQGLAWKPVLAAVKLGLALRLKLETR; this comes from the coding sequence GTGACTGAGCATCCCCGCTACGGCGACCAGATCGGCGTCGTCACCGTGACGTACTTCTCCGGCGACACCCTCGAGCGGTTCCTCGACACCCTCGAGAAGGCCACTGACCGCGATGTCCGGGTGGTCGTCGCGGACACCGTCTCCACCGATGGCGCGCCCGAGAAGGCCGCGAAGCGCGAGAACGTGCACCTGCTCAGCATCGGGGAGAACGTCGGCTACGGGACCGGCTGCAACCGCGGTGTCGCCGAGCTCGACGACTCCTGCGGCTGGGTCGTCATCGCCAACCCCGACCTCGAATGGGAGCCGGGGTCGATCGACGCGCTGCTCGACGCCGCGAAGCGGTGGCCGCGCGGGGGTGCCTTCGGGCCGCTCATCCACGAGCTCGACGGTGCTGTCTACCCGTCGGCGCGGCTGCTGCCCTCCTTCGGCCGCGGCATCGGCCACGCCGCGTTCGGCAAGGTCTGGCCCGGCAACCCGTGGACCCGGCAGTACCGCCAGGAGAGCGGCACGCCGGTCGAGCGCGTCGCGGAGTGGCTGTCCGGCTCGTGCCTGCTGCTGCGCCGGGAGGCCTTCGACTCGGTCGGCGGCTTCGACTCGCGATACTTCATGTACTTCGAGGACGTCGACCTCGGCGACCGGCTGGGCCGGGCGGGCTGGCAGAACGTCTACGTGCCCTCGGCCGGCGTGATGCACCTCGGCGGCCACTCGACGTCGCAGGCGTCGAAGAAGATGCTCGCGGCCCACCACGCCAGCGCCTACCGCTACCTCGCCGACCGCCACCAGGGCCTCGCGTGGAAACCCGTGCTGGCCGCCGTGAAGCTCGGCCTCGCGCTGCGCCTGAAGCTGGAGACCCGCTAG
- a CDS encoding sugar phosphate nucleotidyltransferase gives MTSEVDVDAVVLVGGKGTRLRPLTLSAPKPMLPTAGTPYLSHLFSRIREAGIRHVVLGTSYRAEVFEEYFGDGKSIGLDLEYVVEEEPLDTAGAIRNVYDKLRAEQVIVFNGDILSGADLGEQLRVHRESGADVTLHLQRVPDPSRFGSVPTDETGRVQAFLEKTPNPPTDQINAGCYVFRRPVIEAIPTGRRVSVERETFPRLLEQGAHIQGFVDASYWLDVGTPEAFVRGSADLVRGVAPTSALPGRPGEFLVLDGASVAEDAQLSGGSTIGVAAVVGSRAKIDGSVLFDGAAVSEGAVVERSVLGHGARVGAGAVLRGVVLGDGVSVGAGCELLEGARVWPDVVLPDGSIRFSSDA, from the coding sequence GTGACGTCCGAGGTCGATGTCGACGCCGTCGTGCTGGTCGGGGGCAAGGGCACCCGGCTGCGCCCGCTCACCCTTTCGGCGCCGAAACCGATGCTCCCGACAGCCGGGACGCCGTACCTGAGCCACCTGTTCTCCCGCATCCGCGAGGCCGGGATCCGGCACGTCGTGCTGGGCACGAGCTACCGGGCGGAGGTGTTCGAGGAGTACTTCGGCGACGGCAAGTCGATCGGCCTAGACCTCGAGTACGTCGTCGAGGAGGAGCCGCTCGACACCGCCGGCGCCATCCGGAACGTGTACGACAAGCTGCGCGCCGAGCAGGTGATCGTCTTCAACGGCGACATCCTGTCGGGCGCGGACCTGGGCGAGCAGCTGCGGGTGCATCGCGAGTCGGGCGCCGACGTCACGCTCCACCTGCAGCGCGTGCCGGACCCGAGCCGGTTCGGGTCGGTGCCCACCGACGAGACCGGGCGCGTTCAGGCGTTCCTCGAGAAGACGCCGAACCCGCCGACCGACCAGATCAACGCAGGCTGCTACGTCTTCCGCCGCCCGGTGATCGAGGCCATCCCGACGGGACGCCGTGTGTCGGTCGAGCGGGAGACGTTCCCGCGGCTGCTGGAGCAGGGCGCGCACATCCAGGGGTTCGTCGATGCCTCCTACTGGCTGGACGTCGGCACGCCGGAAGCGTTCGTGCGCGGCTCCGCCGACCTGGTGCGCGGCGTGGCGCCGACGTCGGCGCTGCCCGGCCGTCCCGGTGAGTTCCTGGTGCTCGATGGCGCGTCCGTGGCCGAGGACGCCCAGCTGTCGGGCGGTTCGACGATCGGCGTCGCGGCCGTGGTCGGCTCGCGCGCGAAGATCGACGGCTCGGTGCTGTTCGACGGCGCCGCCGTGTCGGAGGGCGCGGTGGTCGAGCGCTCGGTGCTCGGGCACGGCGCGCGCGTCGGCGCCGGCGCGGTGCTGCGCGGCGTGGTGCTGGGCGACGGCGTGTCCGTCGGGGCCGGCTGCGAACTCCTCGAAGGCGCCCGCGTCTGGCCGGACGTCGTGCTGCCCGACGGTTCCATCCGCTTCTCGAGCGACGCTTAG
- a CDS encoding DNA-3-methyladenine glycosylase family protein, with protein sequence MYWRPAFEVDLGRVLGPLKRGRGSLNILTDERGITWLASNTPDGPGTLALRRLPDGRVEAAAWGEGKDRLLTGVPALLGANDDDSEFVAHHDVVARARRANPGLRLGATGVVWDWLVLAVLEQKVAGKEAIRSWAELCRRFGSRPPGPAPERLRVPPTPAALRSLPDWHWHRAGVDIKRRTALLNAARVAPHLERAVELGGLAGRHWLRQVPGIGVWTAAEIAQRAWGDPDAVSFGDYNIPSMVGNALLGTKLDDAGMAELLVPYAPQRQRAVRYLEAAGHTRPRFGPRIELRDYRAM encoded by the coding sequence ATGTACTGGCGCCCCGCGTTCGAAGTCGACCTGGGCCGGGTCCTGGGTCCGCTGAAGCGCGGCCGCGGGTCGCTCAACATCCTCACCGACGAGCGCGGCATCACCTGGCTCGCGTCCAACACGCCCGACGGCCCCGGCACGCTGGCGCTGCGCCGCCTGCCGGACGGCCGCGTCGAGGCGGCGGCCTGGGGCGAAGGCAAGGATCGCCTGCTCACCGGCGTGCCCGCCTTGCTGGGGGCGAACGACGACGACTCCGAATTCGTCGCGCACCACGACGTCGTCGCGCGGGCCCGGCGGGCGAACCCCGGCCTGCGGCTCGGCGCGACCGGGGTGGTGTGGGACTGGCTGGTGCTCGCCGTGCTGGAGCAGAAGGTCGCGGGCAAGGAGGCAATCCGTTCGTGGGCGGAGCTGTGCCGCCGGTTCGGCTCCCGCCCGCCCGGTCCGGCGCCCGAGCGGCTGCGGGTGCCGCCGACGCCGGCGGCGCTGCGGTCGCTCCCGGACTGGCACTGGCACCGCGCGGGCGTCGACATCAAGCGCCGGACGGCCCTGCTCAACGCGGCCCGCGTCGCGCCCCACCTGGAACGCGCGGTCGAGCTGGGCGGGCTCGCGGGACGTCACTGGTTGCGCCAGGTCCCGGGCATCGGGGTGTGGACGGCGGCGGAGATCGCCCAGCGCGCCTGGGGTGACCCGGACGCGGTGAGCTTCGGTGACTACAACATCCCGTCGATGGTCGGGAACGCCTTGCTGGGCACCAAACTCGACGACGCGGGGATGGCCGAGCTGCTGGTGCCGTACGCGCCGCAGCGGCAGCGAGCGGTGCGTTACCTCGAGGCGGCCGGGCACACGCGCCCGCGGTTCGGGCCGCGGATCGAGCTGCGTGACTACCGCGCCATGTGA
- a CDS encoding GntR family transcriptional regulator, with translation MIIPFDSSSPVPPFEQVRSGLATRINDRSLAVGAKLPTVRQLAADLGIAPNTVARAYRELEEAGLIETRGRAGSFVAASGDQSRRRAQQAAAEYAALTRKLGLDDTEALAIVRAALDEGTG, from the coding sequence GTGATCATCCCCTTCGACAGCAGCTCGCCGGTCCCGCCGTTCGAGCAGGTCCGGTCCGGGCTCGCGACGCGGATCAACGACCGGAGCCTGGCCGTCGGCGCGAAGCTGCCCACGGTCCGGCAGCTCGCGGCCGACCTCGGCATCGCCCCGAACACGGTCGCGCGGGCGTACCGCGAGCTCGAGGAGGCGGGGCTGATCGAGACCCGCGGCCGCGCGGGAAGCTTCGTCGCCGCTTCCGGCGACCAGAGCCGCCGCCGCGCCCAGCAGGCCGCGGCCGAATATGCTGCGCTGACCCGCAAACTAGGCTTGGACGACACGGAAGCGCTGGCAATCGTCCGCGCCGCACTCGACGAGGGAACTGGCTGA
- a CDS encoding NUDIX hydrolase: MSLHADAVATLSAWRPAGASQESLRQAFLGFLAARPDSCRRSCAAGHLTASAVVLDHTGTRVLLTLHPRVGRWLQLGGHCEPSDVSLARAALREATEESGIAGLRISAEPVHLDVHPITCSLGVPTRHFDVQFAVHAPPGASPVRSAESDDLRWWPVDALPAGSEDLADPVKAAVPVGAGH; encoded by the coding sequence GTGAGCCTGCACGCGGACGCCGTCGCGACGCTTTCCGCGTGGCGGCCTGCCGGCGCGTCCCAGGAGTCGCTGCGGCAGGCGTTCCTCGGGTTTCTGGCCGCCCGTCCGGACAGTTGCCGGCGGTCGTGCGCGGCCGGGCACCTGACGGCGTCGGCGGTGGTTCTGGACCACACGGGCACGCGGGTGCTGCTCACGCTGCACCCGCGGGTCGGCCGGTGGCTGCAGCTCGGCGGGCACTGCGAGCCTTCCGACGTCTCACTGGCCAGGGCGGCGCTGCGGGAGGCGACCGAGGAGTCCGGCATCGCCGGGCTGCGGATCTCCGCCGAGCCGGTGCACCTGGACGTCCACCCGATCACGTGCTCGCTCGGGGTGCCGACCCGGCACTTCGACGTCCAGTTCGCGGTGCACGCCCCGCCGGGAGCTTCGCCGGTGCGCAGCGCCGAGTCCGACGACCTGCGGTGGTGGCCGGTCGACGCCCTTCCGGCCGGCTCCGAGGATCTGGCCGATCCGGTGAAAGCGGCCGTTCCTGTCGGTGCCGGGCACTAA
- a CDS encoding coenzyme F420-0:L-glutamate ligase, giving the protein MTDTGDHAALKLEILPVTGLPEFRPGDDLTGAIVAAAPWLRSGDVLVVTSKIVSKAEGRLVRVPSDPEVRDAERRKLVEQEAVRVVARIARTVITQNHLGIVQAASGIDASNVAGDEVALLPADPDASALALRNGLRERLGVEVAVLVTDTMGRAWRIGQTDAAIGASGLRVLHAYRGQVDGQGNELAVTEVAVADELAAAADLVKGKLGGTPVAVVRGLDIFDDGSTARSLVRPLEEDLFRLGTDEAIAQGRREAVPARRSVRQFADEPVDPAALRRAVGSALTAPAPHHTHPVRFVWLRDGATRKQLLDAMRESWRADLSGDDFTEEQIAKRLSRGDILYRAPEVVIPFLVPDGAHTYRDDRRNDCEKTMFTVAAGAAVQGLLVALAAEGLGSCWIGSTIFAADLVRDVLGLDERWQPLGSVAIGVPLSAPGPRGPVSPGEGLLEL; this is encoded by the coding sequence TTGACTGACACCGGTGACCACGCCGCACTCAAGCTGGAGATCCTGCCCGTCACCGGGCTGCCGGAGTTCCGGCCGGGCGACGACCTGACCGGCGCGATCGTGGCCGCCGCGCCCTGGCTGCGCTCCGGCGACGTCCTGGTCGTGACCAGCAAGATCGTCTCGAAGGCCGAGGGCAGGCTCGTGCGCGTGCCGTCGGACCCCGAGGTCCGTGACGCCGAACGCCGCAAGCTCGTCGAGCAGGAGGCCGTGCGGGTCGTCGCGCGGATCGCGCGGACGGTGATCACCCAGAACCACCTCGGGATCGTCCAGGCCGCGTCCGGGATCGACGCGTCCAATGTGGCCGGTGACGAGGTCGCGCTGCTGCCCGCCGACCCGGACGCGTCCGCGCTGGCGCTGCGCAACGGCCTGCGGGAGCGGCTCGGCGTCGAGGTGGCGGTCCTGGTCACGGACACCATGGGCCGGGCCTGGCGGATCGGGCAGACCGACGCCGCGATCGGCGCGTCCGGGCTGCGCGTGCTGCACGCCTACCGCGGGCAGGTCGACGGGCAGGGCAACGAGCTGGCCGTCACCGAGGTCGCCGTCGCCGACGAGCTCGCCGCGGCCGCCGACCTGGTCAAGGGCAAGCTGGGCGGGACGCCGGTCGCGGTCGTCCGCGGGCTCGACATCTTCGACGACGGCTCGACGGCGCGTTCGCTCGTCCGGCCCCTCGAAGAGGACCTCTTCCGGCTCGGCACCGACGAAGCCATCGCCCAGGGCCGCCGGGAAGCCGTCCCGGCCCGGCGGTCCGTGCGGCAGTTCGCGGACGAGCCGGTGGACCCGGCCGCGCTGCGGCGCGCGGTGGGTTCCGCGTTGACCGCGCCCGCACCGCACCACACGCACCCCGTGCGGTTCGTCTGGCTGCGCGACGGCGCGACGCGCAAGCAGCTCCTCGACGCGATGCGCGAATCGTGGCGGGCCGACCTGTCCGGGGACGACTTCACCGAGGAACAGATCGCGAAGCGGCTCAGCCGCGGCGACATCCTGTACCGCGCGCCCGAAGTCGTCATCCCGTTCCTGGTGCCGGACGGCGCGCACACCTACCGCGACGACCGCCGCAACGACTGCGAGAAGACGATGTTCACCGTCGCCGCCGGGGCCGCGGTGCAGGGCCTGCTGGTCGCGCTGGCGGCCGAGGGCCTGGGTTCGTGCTGGATCGGGTCGACGATCTTCGCCGCGGACCTCGTGCGGGACGTCCTGGGCCTCGACGAACGCTGGCAGCCGCTGGGCTCGGTGGCGATCGGCGTGCCGCTTTCGGCCCCCGGACCGCGCGGGCCGGTCTCGCCCGGCGAAGGGCTGCTGGAGCTGTGA
- the cofD gene encoding 2-phospho-L-lactate transferase, producing MKIVVMVGGVGGARFLLGVKAALGMAPEGASESEHEVTALVNTGDDVWMHGLRICPDLDTCMYTLGGGIDQERGWGHSGESWVVKEELAAYGAEPTWFGLGDKDIATHLIRSRMLRAGYPLSAVTEALCDRWQPGVRLLPMSDDRVETHVVIDDPEQDEQQKAVHFQEWWVRYRAEPKAHSIVAVGADEAKPAPGVLEAIKDADAVLFAPSNPVVSVGTVLGVPGVRDALRKTSAGVVGVSPIIGGKALRGMADACLTAIGVETSAEAVGRHYGSRKDGGVLDGWLIAEGETADVPGVTVRDVPLLMSDVDATAAMVRAALELAGAPVD from the coding sequence GTGAAGATCGTGGTAATGGTCGGCGGAGTGGGCGGGGCCCGCTTCCTGCTGGGTGTCAAGGCGGCTTTGGGCATGGCACCGGAAGGTGCCTCCGAGTCGGAGCACGAGGTGACGGCGCTGGTCAACACCGGCGACGACGTCTGGATGCACGGGCTGCGGATCTGTCCCGACCTGGACACCTGCATGTACACCCTCGGCGGCGGGATCGACCAGGAACGCGGCTGGGGCCACTCGGGCGAGAGCTGGGTCGTCAAGGAGGAGCTGGCGGCCTACGGCGCCGAGCCGACGTGGTTCGGCCTCGGCGACAAGGACATCGCCACCCACCTGATCCGGTCGCGGATGCTGCGCGCGGGCTACCCGCTGTCGGCGGTGACCGAGGCACTCTGCGACCGCTGGCAGCCCGGCGTCCGGCTGCTGCCGATGTCCGACGACCGCGTCGAGACGCACGTCGTGATCGACGACCCGGAGCAGGACGAGCAGCAGAAGGCCGTCCACTTCCAGGAGTGGTGGGTGCGCTACCGCGCCGAGCCGAAGGCGCACTCGATCGTCGCGGTCGGGGCCGACGAGGCCAAGCCCGCGCCGGGTGTGCTGGAAGCGATCAAGGACGCCGACGCGGTGCTGTTCGCGCCGTCGAACCCGGTCGTTTCGGTGGGCACTGTGCTGGGCGTGCCGGGGGTCCGGGACGCGCTGCGCAAAACGTCCGCCGGCGTCGTCGGGGTGTCGCCGATCATCGGCGGGAAGGCGCTGCGCGGGATGGCCGACGCGTGCCTGACCGCGATCGGCGTCGAGACGTCCGCGGAGGCGGTGGGCCGGCACTACGGCTCGCGCAAGGACGGCGGCGTGCTCGACGGCTGGCTGATCGCCGAGGGCGAGACGGCCGACGTTCCGGGCGTGACCGTCCGCGACGTCCCCCTGCTGATGTCCGATGTGGACGCGACCGCGGCGATGGTCCGTGCCGCCCTGGAACTGGCTGGAGCCCCTGTTGACTGA
- a CDS encoding GNAT family N-acetyltransferase, giving the protein MNAPETLLVACSRAWPPPVVEHLGDWRLRWADGFTGRANSALAVGDAGRPVPEALETVCDFAHDRGITPMVQVVRDSPAERAIAAEGWVEAKGHRRGHEVVVLTKRRFHVKATPPGGRFHVKATPPGGRFHVKVADEPAPEWWALTLGSAEDSAAARSVLTGGKVGYGVATVDGVTAGAVRGAVVDGWLHVGRLEVAPAFRRQGLASALMAAVHTWGAEHGADRAVLEVAEGNSGALALYAGLGYAPHHRYRYWVPAPGSCEDSTS; this is encoded by the coding sequence GTGAACGCCCCCGAAACGCTCCTGGTCGCCTGCAGCCGAGCCTGGCCACCGCCGGTCGTGGAACACCTGGGCGACTGGCGCCTGCGCTGGGCGGACGGCTTCACCGGCCGCGCGAACAGCGCTCTCGCCGTCGGCGACGCCGGCCGCCCGGTGCCGGAGGCGCTCGAGACGGTGTGTGACTTCGCCCACGATCGGGGGATCACCCCGATGGTGCAGGTGGTCCGTGACAGCCCGGCCGAGCGCGCTATCGCCGCCGAAGGCTGGGTGGAGGCGAAGGGACACCGCCGCGGCCACGAGGTCGTCGTGCTCACCAAGCGCCGCTTTCACGTGAAAGCGACGCCCCCAGGTGGGCGCTTTCACGTGAAAGCGACGCCCCCAGGTGGGCGCTTTCACGTGAAAGTGGCGGACGAGCCGGCGCCGGAGTGGTGGGCGCTCACGCTGGGCTCCGCCGAGGACAGCGCGGCCGCGCGGAGCGTCCTGACCGGCGGGAAGGTCGGCTACGGCGTCGCGACGGTCGACGGCGTCACCGCCGGTGCCGTCCGCGGTGCCGTCGTGGACGGCTGGCTGCACGTCGGCCGCCTGGAGGTCGCCCCCGCCTTCCGCCGCCAGGGGCTCGCGTCCGCGTTGATGGCCGCGGTGCACACCTGGGGCGCGGAACACGGGGCGGACCGCGCGGTGTTGGAAGTCGCGGAGGGCAATTCGGGCGCGCTCGCGCTCTACGCGGGGCTCGGCTACGCCCCGCACCACAGATACCGGTACTGGGTGCCCGCACCCGGCTCGTGCGAGGATTCGACGTCGTGA
- the fdxA gene encoding ferredoxin codes for MTYVIAEPCVDVLDKACIDECPVDCIYEGERMLYIHPDECVDCGACEPVCPVEAIYYEDDVPDNWSDYTKANVDFFDELGSPGGASKVGKTAHDPAFIKALPPQGE; via the coding sequence GTGACCTACGTGATCGCCGAGCCCTGCGTCGACGTGCTCGACAAGGCGTGTATCGACGAGTGCCCCGTGGACTGCATCTACGAGGGCGAGCGGATGCTGTACATCCACCCGGACGAGTGCGTCGACTGCGGCGCCTGCGAGCCGGTCTGCCCGGTCGAGGCGATCTACTACGAGGACGACGTCCCGGACAACTGGTCGGACTACACCAAGGCCAACGTCGACTTCTTCGACGAGCTGGGCTCGCCCGGCGGCGCGTCCAAGGTGGGCAAGACCGCGCACGACCCGGCGTTCATCAAGGCGCTGCCCCCGCAGGGCGAATGA
- the dapC gene encoding succinyldiaminopimelate transaminase, which yields MNRVALPDFPWDSLAEVKATAQAHPGGVVDLSIGTPVDPVPAGIRDALASVSEIPGYPTTHGTPALRAAAIAALGRRHGVTGIEPDAVLPTIGSKEAVAWLPRLLGFGPGDVVVIPELAYPTYEVGVLLAGASILRADGLTALGPQRPSMIWLNSPSNPTGQVLPVEHLRKVVEWARERDVVVVSDECYLALGWETEPLSILHPDVCDGRPDGLIAVHSLSKSANLASYRAGFLTGDPRLIKQLLEIRKHAGMIVPRPVQEAMVAALTDDEALAAQRERYARRRLALRKAFGDNGFRVDHSEAGLYLWATRDEDAQTTLAWLAERGILVAPGSFYGPKGGNHVRVALTATDERVDAAVQRLTQ from the coding sequence ATGAACCGCGTCGCCCTGCCCGACTTCCCCTGGGATTCGCTCGCCGAGGTCAAGGCCACGGCGCAGGCGCATCCCGGTGGGGTCGTCGATCTCTCCATCGGTACCCCGGTCGACCCGGTCCCGGCCGGCATCCGCGACGCGCTCGCGTCGGTCTCGGAGATCCCCGGGTACCCGACCACGCACGGCACCCCGGCGCTGCGCGCGGCCGCCATCGCCGCGCTCGGCCGCCGGCACGGTGTGACCGGCATCGAGCCGGACGCCGTGCTCCCGACGATCGGGTCGAAGGAAGCCGTGGCCTGGCTGCCGCGGCTGCTCGGCTTCGGTCCCGGTGATGTCGTCGTCATCCCGGAGCTGGCGTACCCGACGTACGAGGTCGGGGTGCTCCTGGCGGGCGCGTCGATCCTGCGGGCCGACGGCCTGACCGCGCTGGGCCCGCAGCGGCCGTCGATGATCTGGCTGAACTCGCCGTCCAACCCGACCGGCCAGGTGCTGCCGGTCGAGCACCTGCGCAAGGTCGTCGAGTGGGCGCGCGAACGCGACGTCGTCGTGGTCTCCGACGAGTGCTACCTGGCGCTGGGCTGGGAGACCGAGCCGCTGTCGATCCTGCACCCGGACGTCTGCGACGGCCGGCCGGACGGGCTGATCGCCGTGCACTCGCTGTCGAAGTCGGCGAACCTGGCCAGCTACCGCGCCGGGTTCCTGACCGGTGATCCCCGGCTGATCAAGCAGCTGCTGGAGATCCGCAAGCACGCCGGCATGATCGTGCCGCGCCCGGTCCAGGAGGCGATGGTCGCCGCCCTGACCGACGACGAGGCACTGGCGGCCCAACGCGAGCGCTACGCCCGCCGCCGGCTTGCCCTGCGGAAGGCGTTCGGGGACAACGGGTTCCGCGTCGACCACTCCGAAGCGGGCCTGTACCTCTGGGCGACCAGGGACGAAGACGCGCAGACCACGCTCGCCTGGCTCGCCGAACGCGGGATCCTCGTCGCTCCCGGCTCGTTCTACGGCCCGAAGGGCGGCAATCACGTCCGGGTCGCGCTGACCGCGACGGACGAGCGGGTCGACGCCGCCGTGCAGCGGCTGACTCAGTAG
- a CDS encoding TetR/AcrR family transcriptional regulator → MTLLASRVKEVTVNRKEKAAETESALKAAAKRVFARKGYLNTKITDITAEAGRAAGSFYNHFAGKEELLEALLQDIAASGDESADSEDHLADFSDPTAVRWHIRQYWTFYRENAATMLALRQAAMVSESFARTVAKFGATQAADLDDHLAHITRAGLSLPATPDRCGMLIYNLVDSFAATWLHGSPPDWTPPTDEEAIELLTRFVYRGLTGRDY, encoded by the coding sequence ATGACGCTGCTAGCGTCCCGTGTCAAGGAGGTGACGGTGAACCGCAAGGAGAAGGCCGCCGAGACCGAGAGCGCGCTCAAGGCCGCGGCCAAGCGCGTCTTCGCCCGGAAGGGCTACCTGAACACGAAGATCACCGACATCACCGCCGAAGCGGGCCGGGCCGCTGGGTCGTTCTACAACCACTTCGCGGGCAAGGAAGAGCTGCTCGAAGCCCTGCTCCAGGACATCGCCGCGTCAGGCGACGAGAGCGCTGACAGCGAAGACCACTTGGCCGACTTCAGCGACCCGACGGCCGTGCGCTGGCACATCAGGCAGTACTGGACCTTCTACCGGGAGAACGCCGCGACCATGCTGGCCCTGCGCCAGGCGGCGATGGTCAGCGAATCGTTCGCCCGCACGGTGGCGAAGTTCGGCGCGACGCAGGCCGCCGACCTCGACGACCACCTCGCGCACATCACCCGTGCCGGCCTGAGCCTGCCGGCGACGCCCGACCGCTGCGGCATGCTCATCTACAACCTCGTCGACTCGTTCGCGGCGACGTGGCTGCACGGCTCGCCGCCGGACTGGACGCCGCCGACCGACGAGGAAGCGATCGAACTGCTCACCCGGTTCGTCTACCGGGGCCTCACCGGCCGCGACTACTGA